Part of the Spirochaetota bacterium genome is shown below.
GCGCCTGTGCCGAAAAAGCCGCGCGCCTCAACCCGTACGATTTCAGGATACGGAATATTCGGAAGCTTTTGAAATGAGGGCGGGGGATTACGGCAGGATCTCCGTAATCTGGATGAATCCGGTCTG
Proteins encoded:
- a CDS encoding tetratricopeptide repeat protein, which encodes MPAYYGGWLKRAESLLALGRRDEARACAEKAARLNPYDFRIRNIRKLLK